The following DNA comes from Gambusia affinis linkage group LG21, SWU_Gaff_1.0, whole genome shotgun sequence.
aatacattttgaacaaCCTACTTTTCTCTGATGGCAAAATTCACAACAGGTGTATGATCCCTGAATCAACCAATACTTTTCCTACctcaattgtttttttcttgtattaaaaCAGTTCTTAACATACTGCAAACATTTTGACATCATGACAAGTTAGCAACAGCTAACAACTAACCAACATAATTTCCATTGAGAGGCTTCCAACAGAATGTTCTCAGATGGAAGTGGCCACTGAGCTTACAGAGTCACAGTATCATCAGCAGGTTGCAAAGTAGATATAGAAAGACTGGAAGAGTCACAGAAAGGTATAAAAGTGGACTTTCTTTGGCCTCGTCTGCTATGAAGTGAACAATTCCCAGCACAACCGGATAATGAATGCCATTCAACTCCTGGTATATTTAAGAGAGGTGAGAGGCTCCCAGATGCCACATCAGATCATTAGGAATCATTAACATCAGTGTGGTTTGTGTACTGGACAACCTGCAACAATAACTGATCACACCAGCAGGCTGAGGGGCCAGGCCTTGTATGGGCCAGGGAACGTTTCTTTGATGTAGGTTCATTCACGTTTAGCTGAAATGATACAACCTAAATAACATCATTAATCCAGTCATGGattaatgataaaaaacaaaggGATGACAATGCTCCAGGTCATCGAGGCTGTATTCTTGAGGAACAGCTGCTGAACACCAGGGTACAATGACTGGAGTGGCCAACATTTTCACCAGAACTGGTTCTCATGGAGAACCTGTGGGGTCAGCTGTACAGAAACTTGTAACTCCATCTTCCAGAAACCCAATGATTGGAGGGCCATCCTTCAACAAGAGAGGGACGTCATGCCACAACAAACTATAAGTTGACTTGTGAACAGCCAGAGACATTGTTGTCAGGTTGTAATAATGCTCAAGTCACATGACACATTATGGAGACATTGACATTAATTATTGTTGCATACCCACaacttttggtttttcttttaatagacTGTGTGAGGTAGGGAAATCACTGTTGGATATTTCTAAACTTCCTCACTTTCATGCTACAATATTATTGTTGTGTGAACTTTTTACGTCTTCCACAAATTTGACCAAAAGCAAAATATCCCTAACATTTTGTGAGTAGTATATGATTTTAGATGTATAAAACAGTATGATGCAGCGTACAATAAACGCTTACTTTAGTGCAAGTTACATCTAATTTGTCTTTGTAGCTACATGATAGATGCTAAGCTCACTTATGGTTCCAACAGTATTCTGTTAAAGATGGGCTACCTGTACAGAACAGAAGCATTAGAAAATCCTTCTTCCTTCATAGTTGcaattctttgcaaaataattatTGGTGCATTTGGAGAATACAGAATGCTTTATACAAAGTAAATAGTTTTGGCTGGTGTAGCACCACTTTCAAGTATACACAGTATTTACAATGTAGGGAAGTAAACATTGGTTTCACAGCTATGGAACAACAATTTAGTCTTAATGTGACTGgcacattgttttctgttgttttttttgttgtcaaaaacaTATGACTCTATAAAAAGGATTCCCATAGGAGTGACCACAAAGAAATACACAGTGATTATTTTGACAACACACAAACTGTTGCGCTTCAGTGTAAGCGTGTACAAGAACCATGCTACATATAAACTTCTTTAGAATTTGAATTTGCTGAAAATACACTTGTTCTATTTGCTATCTTCAAATGGCAGTCCAGTCACATTGTGTTTTATTCCTTGAAAGTAGGAGTAATTGAGGTTCCCTTGTAGAAAACATTCCTAGCATTATCAGGACTGTTGGCTCTCTCTGGGATCATAATTATATTATTGCTTTTTCTTCGCAGCGTTGACTCACGACTGGAAGCAACTGAGGGGATTTCCGAAGCTGCCTCTCCCCCGAAGTTACCACTTCCTCCAGCCCCAGGACCACATCCATCTCCTGGAGTGACCCTTATGGTGGACAGGCCCTGAGGATGGAGCCTCTGCTCTGACTGGCCAGTGTTCTGGGTGTGAACAGTAACTATGGATGGGGTTCCAACAGTTGAGGTGGTGATAATAATATGTTTGCCACGCTTCCGGTCAACAGACCCTTCACGAGCTGAGTCTGAACTCTCCGAGTCGACGTTTTGATCATTGTGCTCAACAGTCTGCCTGAGACTCCCAGGACCTGACCCACTACCAACACAGCTAGTCCCTGTACTTCCACCGACACTGTTGCCATGATCCAGTGATCGCCACCTCCAAGATCCACTTCCATCTGTAGACGGAGCTTGAATAACTGGTTTGTTATTTTCAGGGTGGGCTTCTACTCTGACAATTGCTCCAGTGCTCCCTGAAATGCTACCAGTGGTGCTGCCCAGTGAGCTGGGCCCTGTGGTGCTGATAGGGTCTTGATCGGTGAGTGCTCTGTATCGTGTACTACCATGGCAACTTCCATTATCATAAAAACCCATGCTGCTTTCATCTAAGCTTTTGGAATGGGTTTGAAGTAGACCCTGCTGCTTGGACATAGCAATCACTTGCATGATTCGTGGCTGGGTGCTCTGCATGTTTCCAGTCTTCTCAGCTGCTCTTTGCCAGTTAGCTTGAACTGTACAGTTGACTGTTATGTCACTTGCTCCTGTCCTTTGGGAAGTGGTGTTGTAATTTTCATGTGCTTCCTCTGGTATGTGCACTAGCTGTGAAGACCCAGGTCTAGATTGCATTGATATCCTGGTGCCTCCAGTGATTCCACTGCAGTTACTGGGTAGTGTGGTACTAGCACCAGCGGGTAGCTTGGACAAGTATGTGCTGGCATCAAGGCCCCCATTTATGCCCACAGTTGATGGTTCAGAGCTGGATCGTAGCTCGATGCTGCCATGATGTGGAAGGTGGCCAGAAGATGAGTCgacagaggaggaaaaggagtcTGGGGACATCATGGAGCATTTATGGTTGTTGTTCTTGCTTTTCCATTGAGACAGAAGCTGCTTTGAGCGACTGGAGTCCATGGACGCCTGGTGGAGAGTGGCAGCATGGCGTCTGGCAGCTTCTTCATATGCTGCTATGGCCTGAGGGGTGTGAACCCGAGGGAGCGTATGGCTAAAACTCATCATGGCATCTTTGCTTTGGGGGCTGCAGGGCGACATCACTTCCACATTAGCATTGGAGCGCTTTAGGCTGTCTTCAGGTCTCTGCTGCTGAAGGCCTCGGTGAAGCAGGCTTTCAGAATGGGAGGTGGGGATACCAGCCTCACTAGACATACTAGCTTTCATCTGAAGGTGATGGAGAACAGCCTCCTGACTTACATGTGGCAATGTGCAAGACGGGTGGTGCAAAAGAACAGGAGGGTTGGTGTTGGGCTCCTCACTTGACTGGAAATTTCCAACTGCATACACCCCCTggaaacaaatcaaacacaagTACTTGATAATGCACAAATCATTGACATGACTGTGACaccttttattttatacagttttaaTAGGTTCTTATGGCTTAAGTGTTGAATTTCACTTattctaaagataaaaaaaagagaaccacagGTGGAAACCTAGTCTATGGAGCAGTGATATTTCATTTAGGTTCCTACCAAGTCCTTTCTGCATTGGTGTGTTGGAGTGTTTCACTTTTGGACTGCAGGAACTCTAGGAATTTGTAGTTCCTAGAGTGTATAAATGAGCTTCTAGTTCATCTCTTATGATCTTGCCTCTTCCGATACAATAGATCTAGTTCATTAATCCCTCTCTTCAGATCCCATCAGATCCTTGTTGTAGTCATCTTATCATAACTTATGACATCAACTCTGTGGCACTTGAGCATTGAAAACTGTCTTTGGAGGCCATGCATTCTTATTGCAAGGATTATCTAGTACTTAGTAGTTTTGTTCTGTTCCATCTTCAATATgtcttaatgtattttatttatttatttatttatttatttatttatttatttatttatttatttatttatttatttttatttttattttagaatgttcttcataaatatatatgagGTTCAGTTTGGTAATCAGGTTTTTCTCCTAGGTTTATTTTTTGGTAAGGCAGACTGTCTTCTTTTAGGAATTTAAGGGCTGGCATCAAAACGTTGGTAACAGTGAGCTCCAATGTACTTCCAAAAGAATGTCATTAACCTGGGTTTCAAGGTCTCCTAATCCATAATGAACAGTATGCCACGCATGGAACAAGTTTAATTATGAAATTTCCTCACTGCTTATATATTTCAAACAAGGCCAGTCCAAAGCAAAGCAAACTAAGTGGCTCCTTAGGGTCCCAGGGCTACTAGGGAGCCCCCTAAGtggaatttctttttgtttggtaATGATTCTATGTGattatattaacaaaaacacataatttcaTTATAGAGTTCtgatttttacaataatatgtATTTGATAATGCATGTAGAAATCATTCTTTATATGGGAAAGAAACATAAATTGCTCTTGGTGGTCCCCTGGTGGCTGCAGTAGGTCACGCTTCACCAGTACTATGAGCTGCAATTTACAGAGTTCATGCAAACCTCCAAAGCTACAATGGAAGATAAGTTAGCAAAACAATGTCACAAAAAAGGACTTATCTgtcagggagagagagaaaaaagaggaaaaacagaaaaaaagccaagCTAAAGTATGTTTGTATGTCTCTtggtaatgtaatgtttatcaaaaaaaattgtggaactgctaatagaaaattagTCCTGATAGCGACCTTGAATGGTCCAATTCAATAGCTAAACATTTATGATACCATCTTTGTGTTTGGAGTATCTGGAGTGTTCCTCCAGATACCCCAAATAAGTATCTGGAGGAAAAATAAGTACGGTATTTGAACGCTGCGACTTTGCAAGTTCTCCCACTTAAGGATGTGGTGTCAGCTCTCTTCAGGTCATTGTCATGGAAGAACTTGACAATGACCGGAAGCAAACAGCCAGGATAACCAAGGAGTGGCTCCGTAACAAGCATATCTAGGTTCTGGAGTGGCCTACCAGTCGCCAGACCCAAACCcaatagaaaatctttggaggAGCTCAAACTCTGTGTTTCTCAGCAACAGCCCAGAAATCTGGCTGATCTAGAGAAGGTCTGTGTGAAGAAATGGGCCAAAGTCcctgctgcagtgtgtgcaCACCTGGAGCAAAACTACAGAAAATGATTGACCTCTGTAACTGCAAAGGCTACAGTACCAAATATTCACAATGATTCTCACAAGTATTCAAATACTTATTTGCAGCAGtaacacacaaataaattattaaaaaatcacACATTGTGATTTTCAGCGTTATTTTTAGATTATGTCTTTCACAGTGGACATGCACCTAagatgaaaatttcagaccCCTCCATGATTTCGAAGTGGAAGAACCTGCAAAGTCGCAGGGTGTTCAAATACTTAATCCTACTGATTCCTGACTTTTGATGATCATCTCAGTTATATCCAATATGTGTTGCATGTGTGGGCTTGTGATACATGTAAATGTAAGTGAGACAGTTTGTCCAGATAGTCCCATAtatgttcattttaaagacaTATATTTGATACAAGATTATGGTATAGTTGTAAAATATCCATTAATTATTCTAGTGCTCTCCAAatgtctgaattattattatttaatctaATGAACTGAAGTCAATTCAGCCCAAAGAAGTATTGAAGTGAAAAATTGATAGTTGTTTATGATGAAACATGCTGTTTTCAAGACTtcaaacttacaagtaaattattttcttggtAGCTACTTTCAACATATAAAAGATGCTAGCAAGGGAGCAATTTTTGACAAACTTACCAGGTACACGGCGATACCACCTCCAATTAGGAATCCCAGATAAACGTCAACAGCGTGGTTCTTGTACTGAATGATTCTAGTCAAACCACAAATGATGGCACTTATAATAAAagagaagaccagcagaggctTAAGCAGTTTGGACGAGTCTGTGAGAGTGCTGTTGAAATACATCtgtcaacacaaaaacacatatcAGTCCTGATGAGTGGCATTGCAGGCTTTCTAAAGATCATTCAAAGTCCATCCTTCCATACATCCATATACGTATATAGGGCTGCAGATAAAGCCTATACAGCAAATAACCACATAGTTCACTCTGCACTTAGCTAAAACAGTCACCTGAAACATCATCACAGtgaatctaaacatttttggttGTAGTGAAAAATCAGCTTAACTCCAAATACAGCAGCCTGCAGTTTTCAGCTGATCTGAACTATTGTAGGACTATAAGATGTGACAACACACTGTTGCTACCATGGGGAGCATATCTGATACACCGAACTAAGTATCAAAACTAGAAAAtgacttaaacattttttattactaaatatcttattaaaaatttccaaacaacaacattgaCAAATTTTAAGTGCTTTAATTATtgtatccattcatccatccatctgctcCTTAtcctttattaataaaattggCAGTCAGTTACAAAATGgtcatttttgtttatcttttagcAAATCTCATTTAAAGGGAACTAAAAATGGAATGATTGTGTACTGCTAACACACTGCTATCTGTTTAATGACATGCTGTTTAAGCTTgactacactgaaaaaaattaacttagtgggttatcacattaacaaaagaatatcatgtacttttaactaaataatttaatgtttcaaacaaaaacgtgatacaatcatgttgaataaacaagaaaattcaACAACTCCATgcttatgaaatttaatcatgttgagataacatgattcattatagtcagactgatcttgtgctgaagccaAGTGAGATCACGGGACATCACGCGAGAACATGGAAAATCACGAGATATTATACGAGACCATGCAAGACAATcgttttttgtctcaacttgaataaaacgtattcaagttgagataacgtgattcaatttagtcagactCATTTCCCTCTACAGAGGATCTAGCGAGATCAGAGGATCACAAGAGATTATTTTTACCCTTTCACCCAGTCCTGTCTTAAAACACCTAATGTgatgtaacttaaaaaattgtttttgaattaatgtaattaaatcatggaaagaattttggggctgcacagtggcgcagttggtagagctgttgccttgcagcaaggagtttgc
Coding sequences within:
- the LOC122824292 gene encoding 2-lysophosphatidate phosphatase PLPPR4, whose product is MSVREKGVLTKDSVSLLPCFYFVELPILVSSVVSLYFLEWTDVFKPVNSGYNCHDRSLSLPYIDPNHEVIPLLMLLSLAFAGPAITIMIGEAILFCCLSRRTTGGGTEASINAAGCNFNSFIRRAIRFVGVHAFGLCATALITDILQLMTGYPTPYFLTVCKPNYTTLNVSCDKNPYVTEDICSGADPAAINQGRKSFPSQHATLASFAAVYISMYFNSTLTDSSKLLKPLLVFSFIISAIICGLTRIIQYKNHAVDVYLGFLIGGGIAVYLGVYAVGNFQSSEEPNTNPPVLLHHPSCTLPHVSQEAVLHHLQMKASMSSEAGIPTSHSESLLHRGLQQQRPEDSLKRSNANVEVMSPCSPQSKDAMMSFSHTLPRVHTPQAIAAYEEAARRHAATLHQASMDSSRSKQLLSQWKSKNNNHKCSMMSPDSFSSSVDSSSGHLPHHGSIELRSSSEPSTVGINGGLDASTYLSKLPAGASTTLPSNCSGITGGTRISMQSRPGSSQLVHIPEEAHENYNTTSQRTGASDITVNCTVQANWQRAAEKTGNMQSTQPRIMQVIAMSKQQGLLQTHSKSLDESSMGFYDNGSCHGSTRYRALTDQDPISTTGPSSLGSTTGSISGSTGAIVRVEAHPENNKPVIQAPSTDGSGSWRWRSLDHGNSVGGSTGTSCVGSGSGPGSLRQTVEHNDQNVDSESSDSAREGSVDRKRGKHIIITTSTVGTPSIVTVHTQNTGQSEQRLHPQGLSTIRVTPGDGCGPGAGGSGNFGGEAASEIPSVASSRESTLRRKSNNIIMIPERANSPDNARNVFYKGTSITPTFKE